A stretch of Microbacterium sp. 4R-513 DNA encodes these proteins:
- a CDS encoding aminomethyl transferase family protein yields the protein MARNLQELLDEKGSAVELLRNSQIGSYIYPVVPADFQNWIKEQKAWRDTAVLYDQSHHMDNVFLKGSDAINLIRDTAINSVEVFPVNRAKQYVPTTASGHVIGDGILFHEAEDEFVYVGRAPASNWLMYHGETGGYKNLDVQVDRRSPSRPYGDAVSRRYYRFQIQGPNAWQVIEKLNNGPLEQLKFFAMSTMQIEGAQVRTLRHGMAGAPGLEIWGPYADHHRVRDAIVEAGAEFGLVPVGSRAYPSNTLESGWIPSPLPAIYTGAEERGYREWLPADSYEATGTLAGSFVSDNIEDYYLTPWELGYGSFVKFDHDFIGRDALEKIDKETQRKKVTLAWNAEDVTKIFASLFDTENESYKFFDLPLANYGSANYDSVTDADGSVVGYSMFTGYSANEKRALSLATVNPGVPEGAEVTVVWGEPNGGSKKASVEPHRQLQVRAVVSPVPYSTVARQTYQGGWRTQYQNA from the coding sequence GTGGCCCGCAATCTGCAAGAGCTGCTCGACGAGAAGGGAAGCGCGGTCGAGCTGCTGCGCAACTCCCAGATCGGCTCGTACATCTACCCCGTCGTGCCCGCCGACTTCCAGAACTGGATCAAGGAGCAGAAGGCGTGGCGCGACACGGCCGTGCTGTACGACCAGTCGCACCACATGGACAACGTGTTCCTCAAGGGCTCCGACGCCATCAACCTCATCCGTGACACGGCCATCAACTCGGTCGAGGTCTTCCCGGTGAACCGCGCAAAGCAGTACGTCCCGACGACCGCGTCGGGCCACGTCATCGGCGACGGCATCCTCTTCCACGAGGCCGAGGACGAGTTCGTCTACGTGGGACGCGCTCCGGCATCCAATTGGCTCATGTACCACGGCGAGACCGGCGGCTATAAGAACCTCGACGTGCAGGTCGACCGCCGCTCGCCCTCGCGCCCCTACGGCGACGCGGTGAGCCGCAGGTACTACCGCTTCCAGATCCAGGGCCCGAACGCGTGGCAGGTCATCGAGAAGCTCAACAACGGACCGCTCGAGCAGCTGAAGTTCTTCGCCATGTCGACGATGCAGATCGAGGGCGCTCAGGTCCGGACGCTGCGTCACGGCATGGCCGGCGCCCCGGGGCTCGAGATCTGGGGTCCCTACGCCGACCACCACCGCGTTCGCGACGCGATCGTCGAGGCCGGCGCCGAGTTCGGCCTCGTCCCCGTCGGGTCGCGCGCGTACCCCTCGAACACGCTCGAGTCGGGCTGGATCCCGTCGCCGCTTCCCGCGATCTACACGGGCGCCGAGGAGCGCGGCTACCGCGAGTGGCTCCCGGCCGACAGCTACGAGGCCACCGGAACGCTCGCCGGCTCGTTCGTCAGCGACAACATCGAGGACTACTACCTCACCCCGTGGGAGCTCGGCTACGGCTCGTTCGTCAAGTTCGACCACGACTTCATCGGCCGCGACGCCCTCGAGAAGATCGACAAGGAGACGCAGCGCAAGAAGGTCACCCTCGCGTGGAACGCCGAGGACGTCACCAAGATCTTCGCGTCGCTCTTCGACACCGAGAACGAGAGCTACAAGTTCTTCGACCTGCCGCTCGCGAACTATGGCTCCGCGAACTACGACTCCGTGACGGATGCCGATGGCAGCGTCGTCGGCTACTCGATGTTCACGGGGTACAGCGCCAACGAGAAGCGCGCGCTGTCGCTCGCGACGGTCAACCCCGGCGTGCCCGAGGGCGCCGAGGTCACGGTCGTGTGGGGCGAGCCGAACGGCGGCAGCAAGAAGGCCTCGGTCGAACCGCACCGTCAGCTCCAGGTGCGCGCCGTCGTGAGCCCCGTGCCGTACTCGACCGTCGCCCGCCAGACCTACCAGGGCGGCTGGCGCACGCAGTACCAGAACGCCTGA
- the purU gene encoding formyltetrahydrofolate deformylase, with amino-acid sequence MTLHNDTYLDQACLIVHGPDQPGLVAAVTALVTRNKGNIVSLDQYSDNPQGGNFFQRVVFHRPDLQVTLPEIEADIEKTLEPYGMEWRLTDQSIPKRMAILASTSDHCLLELLWRHRRGELPVTIPMVISNHTNTAEDVRSFGIPFFHVPSQGPDKSAAEARILELLKGNVDFVVLARYMQIISEEFLDEVGVPVINIHHSFLPAFIGAAPYRKAHERGVKLIGATSHYVTKDLDEGPIIEQDVARVNHAMSAADLQARGAYVERAVLSRAVQWHAQDRVIRHGNHTIVFTDRP; translated from the coding sequence ATGACCCTGCACAACGACACCTATCTCGATCAGGCGTGCCTCATCGTGCACGGGCCCGACCAGCCCGGGCTCGTCGCGGCCGTCACGGCGCTCGTGACGCGCAACAAGGGCAACATCGTCTCGCTCGACCAGTACTCCGACAATCCGCAGGGCGGCAACTTCTTCCAGCGGGTCGTCTTCCACCGCCCCGACCTGCAGGTGACCCTTCCCGAGATCGAGGCCGACATCGAGAAGACCCTCGAGCCGTACGGGATGGAGTGGCGGCTGACCGATCAGTCGATCCCGAAGCGCATGGCGATCCTCGCCTCGACGAGCGACCACTGCCTGCTCGAGCTGCTGTGGCGTCACCGCCGGGGCGAGCTGCCCGTGACGATCCCGATGGTCATCTCGAACCACACCAACACGGCCGAGGACGTGCGGTCGTTCGGCATCCCGTTCTTCCACGTCCCCTCGCAGGGACCCGACAAGTCCGCCGCGGAGGCGCGGATCCTCGAACTGCTCAAGGGCAACGTCGACTTCGTCGTCCTCGCCCGCTACATGCAGATCATCTCGGAGGAGTTCCTCGACGAGGTGGGCGTGCCGGTCATCAACATCCACCACTCGTTCCTGCCGGCCTTCATCGGCGCGGCCCCGTATCGCAAGGCGCACGAGCGCGGCGTCAAGCTGATCGGCGCGACGAGCCACTACGTCACGAAGGATCTCGACGAGGGCCCGATCATCGAGCAGGACGTCGCACGCGTCAACCACGCCATGTCGGCCGCCGACCTCCAGGCCCGGGGCGCCTACGTCGAGCGTGCCGTGCTCTCCCGCGCCGTGCAGTGGCACGCCCAGGACCGTGTCATCCGGCACGGCAACCACACGATCGTCTTCACCGACAGACCCTGA
- a CDS encoding methylenetetrahydrofolate reductase, with the protein MTGKDVPGLEEAKHAIPLGTKINVTFLGNEDLEMRVAAAKAVKDLGFVPVPHISARRLSSQDQLEEFLGRLQEVGATEHVFSVGGDPTTPEGPYEDSLSVIRSGLLSKYGVREVSIAGYPEGHPDIKSDVLWRHLEDKSAALKEQGLDAVILTQFAFDTDPVVEWIKSVRERGIGSEIRIGTPGPAGIKRLLGFARRFGVGANAMIVKKYGFSLTNLLGTAGPDQFVTDLSSLLAQEPSAGSVKLHFYTFGGLLATSEWAREFSAAQS; encoded by the coding sequence ATGACCGGCAAAGACGTCCCCGGCCTCGAAGAGGCCAAGCACGCGATCCCGCTCGGCACAAAGATCAACGTCACGTTCCTCGGCAACGAGGACCTCGAGATGCGGGTCGCCGCGGCGAAGGCCGTCAAAGACCTCGGGTTCGTCCCCGTCCCCCACATCTCCGCACGCCGCCTGTCGAGCCAGGACCAGCTCGAGGAGTTCCTCGGCCGGCTGCAGGAGGTCGGCGCGACGGAGCACGTCTTCTCGGTCGGCGGCGACCCGACCACCCCCGAGGGCCCGTACGAGGACTCGCTGTCGGTGATCCGGTCAGGACTTCTCTCGAAGTACGGCGTGCGCGAGGTGAGCATCGCGGGCTACCCCGAGGGCCACCCCGACATCAAGAGCGACGTGCTCTGGCGCCACCTCGAGGACAAGTCCGCCGCTCTGAAGGAGCAGGGGCTGGATGCCGTCATCCTGACGCAGTTCGCCTTCGACACCGATCCCGTCGTCGAGTGGATCAAGAGCGTCCGCGAGCGCGGCATCGGCAGCGAGATCCGGATCGGCACGCCTGGGCCGGCCGGCATCAAGCGACTACTCGGCTTCGCGCGCCGCTTCGGCGTCGGCGCCAACGCCATGATCGTGAAGAAGTACGGCTTCTCTCTCACGAACCTCCTGGGCACGGCCGGCCCCGACCAGTTCGTCACCGACCTGTCCAGCCTCCTGGCGCAGGAGCCCTCCGCGGGAAGTGTCAAACTGCACTTCTACACGTTCGGCGGGCTGCTCGCGACCTCGGAATGGGCGCGCGAATTCAGCGCCGCCCAGTCCTAG
- a CDS encoding MarR family winged helix-turn-helix transcriptional regulator — MASGDAPVSVRGALDDLVTEPLSHIIDPENFTPRLLALLSNALVWRESHELRRRFGLGTNDWRVISALAIRPGSSATEVSEFIGVNKAVVSKSVYTLVARTLIVLVDGPRGSRPMYLTEAGAQMHEEMLPISVSGQDIILEGIEPADVNRLNALLRQMIERVRDAQGDGTAADLGD; from the coding sequence ATGGCCAGCGGTGATGCACCGGTCAGCGTGCGCGGGGCCTTGGACGATCTCGTCACGGAGCCTCTGTCGCACATCATCGACCCCGAGAACTTCACCCCCCGCCTCTTGGCACTCCTCTCCAACGCCCTCGTGTGGCGAGAATCGCACGAGCTGCGTCGGCGCTTCGGGCTCGGCACGAACGACTGGCGCGTCATCTCGGCGCTCGCGATCCGCCCGGGCTCATCCGCGACCGAGGTCTCGGAGTTCATCGGCGTCAACAAGGCGGTCGTCTCCAAGAGCGTGTACACCCTCGTGGCGCGCACGCTCATCGTGCTCGTCGACGGGCCCCGCGGGTCGCGCCCGATGTATCTGACCGAGGCCGGCGCCCAGATGCACGAGGAGATGCTGCCCATCTCGGTGAGCGGGCAGGACATCATCCTCGAGGGCATCGAGCCCGCCGACGTGAACCGTCTCAACGCACTCCTGCGGCAGATGATCGAGCGGGTCCGCGACGCCCAGGGCGACGGCACCGCCGCCGACCTCGGCGACTAA
- a CDS encoding aldehyde dehydrogenase family protein, whose translation MTDVENAVVSTNAADGRSDTVVGSPVGSGVRTGLFIGGEERFTPEVLRIADPGKPGVVVGEAASASPGDVSDAVAAARSAFPAWAALSAQERAGMMADAIAGIAEERDADAAILSQENGKIRFESWVDALVFEIRWDLALMLADQVDTGHTLPVVPGAIPVSTEVSYQPLGVVTVIVPFNWPIAILGAALPHALLAGNTAIVKPPPSAPLATTRVVQRVAAKLPPGVLNVVTGRDENMAALITDVDKVCFTGSVNGGKRIMQMASQTLTRVTLELGGNDAAVILDDAILDDTHLDRLYAAIYDTTGQICMNAKRVFVHRSRLDEVVEGLAARLEKAVIGYGLDEATTMGPLHQAAQKAFVEDIIQEAKDAGADVREYGTLPQGDLAGGNFLRPAIIVDPDPGLRVVTQEQFGPVIPILPFDSEDDAVRLANDTWGGLCGSVWTASPESATRVGSQLVCGYVWVNDHGATRLDLRAPFGGMKQSGIGREQGIEGIRAFQDTRAIATIDPTALAQMAH comes from the coding sequence ATGACTGATGTGGAGAACGCGGTGGTGAGCACGAATGCCGCGGATGGCCGGTCGGACACGGTGGTGGGTTCGCCGGTGGGTTCGGGGGTGCGGACGGGGTTGTTCATCGGTGGGGAGGAGCGGTTCACGCCGGAGGTGCTGCGGATCGCGGACCCGGGTAAGCCGGGCGTGGTGGTCGGTGAGGCGGCGTCGGCGTCGCCGGGTGATGTGTCGGACGCGGTGGCGGCGGCACGCTCGGCGTTCCCGGCGTGGGCGGCGTTGTCGGCGCAGGAGCGGGCCGGGATGATGGCGGACGCGATCGCGGGGATCGCGGAGGAGCGGGACGCGGATGCGGCGATCTTGTCGCAGGAGAACGGGAAGATCCGGTTCGAGTCCTGGGTGGATGCGCTGGTGTTCGAGATCCGGTGGGACCTGGCGCTGATGCTCGCCGACCAGGTCGACACCGGGCACACCCTGCCGGTGGTGCCCGGCGCGATCCCGGTGTCCACCGAGGTGTCGTATCAGCCGCTCGGGGTGGTCACGGTGATCGTGCCGTTCAACTGGCCGATCGCGATCCTCGGCGCGGCCCTCCCGCATGCGCTGCTGGCGGGGAACACCGCGATCGTCAAGCCGCCGCCGTCGGCGCCGCTGGCGACCACCCGGGTGGTGCAGCGGGTCGCCGCCAAGCTCCCGCCGGGGGTGCTGAACGTCGTGACCGGCCGGGACGAGAACATGGCCGCGCTGATCACCGATGTCGACAAGGTGTGCTTCACCGGGTCGGTGAACGGGGGCAAGCGGATCATGCAGATGGCGTCGCAGACCCTGACCCGGGTGACCCTGGAGCTCGGCGGGAACGACGCCGCGGTGATCCTGGACGACGCGATCCTGGACGACACCCACCTGGACCGGCTCTACGCGGCGATCTACGACACCACCGGGCAGATCTGCATGAACGCCAAACGCGTCTTCGTGCACCGCTCCCGCCTCGACGAGGTCGTCGAAGGGCTCGCCGCCCGGCTCGAGAAGGCGGTGATCGGGTACGGGCTGGACGAGGCGACCACGATGGGGCCGCTGCACCAAGCCGCGCAGAAAGCGTTCGTCGAGGACATCATCCAGGAAGCGAAGGATGCCGGCGCGGACGTCCGCGAATACGGCACCCTCCCCCAAGGCGACCTCGCCGGCGGGAACTTCCTGCGCCCCGCGATCATCGTCGACCCCGACCCGGGCCTGCGGGTCGTCACCCAGGAACAGTTCGGACCGGTCATCCCGATCCTCCCCTTCGATTCGGAAGACGACGCCGTCCGGCTCGCGAACGACACCTGGGGCGGCCTGTGCGGCTCGGTCTGGACCGCGTCGCCGGAATCCGCCACCCGGGTCGGGTCGCAGCTGGTCTGCGGCTACGTCTGGGTCAACGACCACGGCGCCACCCGCCTCGACCTGCGCGCCCCCTTCGGCGGCATGAAACAATCCGGCATCGGCCGCGAACAAGGCATCGAAGGCATCCGCGCCTTCCAAGACACCCGCGCCATCGCCACCATCGACCCCACCGCCCTCGCCCAGATGGCCCACTAG
- a CDS encoding transketolase has protein sequence MSTQTLDIGERHSVEELEELAYELRSKLLHLCGTYEGAVHIGGDLSCADILTALFEYGLRVDPTDLANPERDRFVLSKGHAAVCMYIAMAIRGFFSYEGIVDTYGQLDSAYGMHPCKVQLPGVECSTGSLGHGLPLAVGMALSARHRGDDHRVVTLLGDGETGEGSVWEAAMAARSNELGNLVAFIDRNRQLMTSFAEERVVFEPYPDKWRAFGWNVVEVDGHDMGQLVAAIDGLPATDSNLPTVVICDTVKGKGVDFMEHNLAWHAGSLGAADLERAMAALDASRAEASRPGAGTEKEND, from the coding sequence ATGAGTACGCAGACCCTCGACATCGGCGAGCGGCACAGCGTCGAAGAGCTCGAAGAGCTCGCCTACGAGCTGCGCTCGAAGCTGCTGCACCTGTGCGGCACCTACGAAGGCGCCGTGCACATCGGCGGAGACCTCTCGTGCGCAGACATCCTGACCGCGCTGTTCGAGTACGGCCTGCGGGTGGATCCGACCGACCTCGCAAATCCCGAGCGGGACCGGTTCGTGCTCTCGAAGGGGCACGCCGCGGTGTGCATGTACATCGCGATGGCGATCCGGGGGTTCTTCTCGTACGAGGGCATCGTCGACACGTACGGACAGCTCGACAGCGCGTACGGGATGCACCCGTGCAAGGTGCAGCTGCCGGGCGTCGAGTGCTCGACCGGCTCGCTCGGCCACGGGCTGCCGCTCGCGGTGGGCATGGCGCTGAGCGCTCGTCATCGCGGCGACGACCACCGCGTGGTCACTCTGCTGGGTGACGGAGAGACCGGCGAGGGCTCGGTGTGGGAGGCGGCGATGGCCGCGCGCAGCAACGAGCTGGGCAACCTGGTCGCCTTCATCGACCGCAACCGGCAGCTGATGACGAGCTTCGCGGAGGAGCGGGTGGTGTTCGAGCCGTATCCCGACAAATGGCGTGCGTTCGGGTGGAACGTCGTAGAGGTCGACGGGCACGACATGGGTCAGCTGGTCGCCGCGATCGACGGGCTCCCCGCGACGGACAGCAATCTGCCGACCGTCGTCATCTGCGACACGGTCAAGGGCAAAGGCGTCGACTTCATGGAGCACAACCTCGCCTGGCACGCCGGATCGCTGGGGGCCGCCGACCTGGAGCGCGCGATGGCCGCGCTCGACGCATCCCGGGCCGAGGCATCCCGTCCCGGTGCGGGCACGGAGAAGGAGAACGACTGA
- a CDS encoding transketolase C-terminal domain-containing protein, whose translation MPVTFTFGEMLSARSVIGTTLAELGDEYDNLWVITPDIGATLVEFRDKFPERFLDVGLAEQVSVGIAAGLAYDGNIPVVSGMLPFLSMRALEQVRTDVCYPNLPVKIIGTHGGLVGNGGSTHYAVEDLALMCALTNMTVTSIGDPLMVGEVIRQSMTMQGPIYIRLAVGKKDKVLYEPGQHDVQIGKGIVAREGTDVTIFTHGTTVAQAIDAADELAKDGRSVRVVDMFTLKPIDEEIIVRSAAETGGRFVVLEDHLAYGGLATRIADVVADRGIRLTSFERLGIPQVYAGFGDDEELRDKHGYGLAATVAALRHAIATQV comes from the coding sequence ATGCCTGTCACGTTCACGTTCGGAGAGATGCTGTCGGCGCGTTCCGTCATCGGAACGACGCTGGCCGAACTCGGCGACGAATACGACAACCTGTGGGTCATCACGCCGGACATCGGCGCGACCCTCGTCGAGTTCCGCGACAAGTTCCCGGAGCGCTTCCTCGACGTCGGGCTGGCGGAGCAGGTCTCGGTCGGGATCGCGGCGGGTCTCGCCTATGACGGCAACATCCCGGTGGTGTCGGGGATGCTTCCGTTCCTGAGCATGCGGGCGCTCGAGCAGGTGCGCACCGACGTCTGCTACCCCAACCTCCCCGTCAAGATCATCGGCACGCACGGCGGACTGGTCGGGAACGGCGGATCGACGCACTACGCCGTCGAAGACCTCGCTCTCATGTGCGCGCTGACGAACATGACCGTCACCTCTATCGGCGACCCGCTGATGGTGGGGGAGGTCATCCGGCAGTCCATGACGATGCAGGGGCCGATCTACATCCGACTCGCCGTGGGCAAGAAGGACAAGGTGCTCTACGAGCCCGGCCAGCACGACGTGCAGATCGGCAAGGGCATCGTCGCCCGCGAAGGCACCGACGTCACGATCTTCACGCACGGCACGACGGTGGCCCAGGCGATCGACGCGGCGGACGAGCTCGCGAAGGACGGCCGCTCCGTCCGCGTCGTGGACATGTTCACCCTTAAGCCCATCGACGAGGAGATCATCGTCCGGTCGGCGGCGGAGACGGGCGGGCGCTTCGTCGTGCTCGAGGACCATCTCGCCTACGGGGGACTGGCGACGCGGATCGCGGACGTCGTGGCCGATCGCGGTATCCGTCTGACGTCCTTCGAGCGGCTCGGCATCCCGCAGGTCTATGCGGGATTCGGCGACGACGAAGAGCTGCGCGACAAGCACGGCTACGGGCTGGCGGCGACCGTCGCGGCGCTCCGGCACGCCATCGCCACGCAGGTCTAG
- a CDS encoding alcohol dehydrogenase catalytic domain-containing protein gives MRTVAVTKIGSLRDPDESTRGRIAVVDFPEQPLGPEDVRIRVAYSAICGSDPHLAEGFFGTEVPIGLGHELSGVIEALGERAHKNGLQVGDRVAGNFLRFCGTCRPCQEGKQQFCEHIQDYNRPGMAETVTWHESQVYKLPDDVSLLEGCILEPTSVAVRITDKTGIKVGDRVAICGGGPIGQLALQVLKMHGATSLTLIEPIAERREMALRHGAEHVIDPVAENQYERADEITAGRGYDVVVDASGSPRATRGLLDIAAKGATVVYGAMYPADYELPLNLSDYLYLKELTLTGVFVSPYAFPRALQILPHLDVTELTQAVFPLEQATDAFAAHLTGAHPKVVIRCNDVDEEALA, from the coding sequence ATGAGAACGGTAGCCGTCACGAAGATCGGCAGTCTGCGCGACCCGGACGAGAGCACGCGCGGGCGGATCGCCGTCGTGGACTTCCCCGAGCAGCCGCTCGGCCCCGAGGACGTCCGCATCCGCGTCGCATACTCCGCGATCTGCGGATCCGACCCCCACCTCGCCGAGGGGTTCTTCGGCACCGAGGTGCCGATCGGGCTCGGGCACGAGCTCTCAGGGGTGATCGAGGCGCTGGGCGAGCGTGCCCATAAGAACGGACTGCAGGTGGGCGACCGGGTCGCGGGGAACTTCCTGCGGTTCTGCGGCACGTGCCGCCCGTGCCAGGAGGGCAAGCAGCAGTTCTGCGAGCACATCCAGGACTACAACCGACCCGGCATGGCCGAGACCGTCACGTGGCACGAGTCACAGGTCTACAAGCTGCCCGACGACGTCTCCCTCCTCGAGGGGTGCATCCTCGAGCCGACGTCGGTCGCCGTCCGCATCACCGACAAGACGGGCATCAAGGTCGGCGACCGGGTCGCGATCTGCGGTGGCGGCCCGATCGGCCAGCTCGCCCTGCAGGTGCTCAAGATGCACGGGGCAACCTCCCTCACCCTCATCGAGCCGATCGCCGAGCGCCGCGAGATGGCGCTGCGGCACGGCGCCGAGCACGTGATCGATCCCGTCGCCGAGAACCAGTACGAGCGCGCCGATGAGATCACGGCCGGCCGAGGCTACGACGTCGTCGTCGACGCGTCCGGCTCGCCGAGGGCGACGCGGGGGCTGCTCGACATCGCGGCCAAGGGCGCCACCGTCGTCTACGGGGCCATGTACCCGGCCGACTACGAGCTGCCGCTCAACCTCTCGGACTACCTGTACCTCAAGGAGCTGACGCTCACCGGCGTCTTCGTCTCTCCGTACGCCTTCCCCCGTGCGCTGCAGATCCTGCCGCACCTCGACGTGACCGAGCTCACCCAGGCCGTCTTCCCGCTCGAGCAGGCGACCGACGCCTTCGCCGCGCACCTCACGGGGGCGCATCCGAAGGTCGTCATCCGGTGCAACGACGTCGACGAGGAGGCGCTCGCATGA
- a CDS encoding sugar ABC transporter ATP-binding protein, translating to MTTVEEPRTAAAPALEARGIVKRFDGVHALNGAELSVRPGEIHALLGENGAGKSTLIKVLTGIYAPDAGTLWRDGDEVEFANVRVANRAGIVALYQELSIIPSLSVAENILLGDQTPSTGGIVRWRALRRRARAQLERIHQRIPLGKLAGELSPVQQTMVAFARALATDAQVLILDEPTASLTDTEIRELFGVLRRLRDEGVAIVYVSHRLEEVFELCDRLTIMRNGETIVTKDVADSHIDEVISKMVGRAAGDLYPERTTATTEVALRVEGLDGRRVKDVSFVAYRGEVLGIGGLAGAGRSELLRILSGAQKHTAGTITVGEVRLPHSPGVGRALDAGIALVPEERRSQGVILGSTIRDNIALANIPAVSSAGLVSNARISDIVDKGMADLKIKARSSRQHVGELSGGNQQKVVLAKMLARNPRVLLMDEPTRGIDVGTKAEIYRLIRELVAGGTTVIAVSSELPELIGMSDRILIMHEGRIAGSVRAEGADEEVLLAYCYGKADSHDDDA from the coding sequence ATGACCACTGTGGAAGAGCCGCGCACCGCGGCCGCGCCGGCGCTCGAAGCCCGCGGGATCGTCAAGCGGTTCGACGGCGTGCATGCCCTCAACGGGGCGGAGCTCTCGGTCCGTCCGGGCGAGATCCACGCGCTCCTCGGCGAGAACGGGGCAGGCAAGTCGACGCTCATCAAGGTCCTCACCGGGATCTACGCCCCCGACGCCGGCACCCTCTGGCGCGACGGCGACGAGGTCGAGTTCGCGAACGTCCGGGTCGCGAACCGCGCCGGCATCGTCGCCCTGTATCAGGAGCTCTCGATCATCCCGTCGCTCAGCGTCGCGGAGAACATCCTGCTCGGCGACCAGACCCCGTCGACCGGCGGCATCGTGCGGTGGCGGGCGCTTCGACGCCGGGCGCGTGCGCAGCTCGAGAGGATCCACCAGAGGATCCCGCTGGGCAAGCTCGCGGGCGAGCTCTCGCCCGTGCAGCAGACGATGGTCGCCTTCGCCCGAGCCCTCGCGACGGACGCGCAGGTGCTGATCCTCGATGAGCCGACGGCGTCGCTGACCGACACCGAGATCCGGGAGCTGTTCGGGGTGCTCCGGAGGCTCCGCGACGAAGGCGTTGCGATCGTCTACGTCTCGCACCGGCTGGAGGAGGTCTTCGAGCTCTGCGACCGGCTCACCATCATGCGTAACGGCGAGACGATCGTGACCAAGGACGTCGCCGACTCGCACATCGATGAGGTCATCTCGAAGATGGTGGGCCGAGCTGCGGGAGACCTCTACCCGGAGCGAACCACGGCGACCACCGAGGTCGCACTCCGCGTCGAGGGCCTCGATGGCCGCCGGGTCAAGGACGTCTCGTTCGTGGCGTACCGGGGCGAGGTGCTGGGTATCGGGGGACTGGCGGGGGCGGGGCGCAGCGAGCTGCTGCGCATCCTCTCGGGAGCGCAGAAGCACACCGCCGGCACCATCACCGTCGGCGAGGTGCGGCTGCCGCACTCCCCGGGGGTGGGCCGGGCGCTGGATGCCGGGATCGCGCTGGTGCCCGAGGAGCGCCGCAGCCAAGGCGTCATCCTCGGCTCGACGATCCGCGACAACATCGCCCTCGCGAACATCCCCGCGGTGAGCTCGGCGGGACTCGTCTCGAACGCCCGCATCTCGGACATCGTCGACAAGGGGATGGCGGACCTCAAGATCAAGGCCCGCAGCTCCCGGCAGCACGTCGGCGAGCTGTCGGGCGGCAACCAGCAGAAGGTCGTGCTGGCGAAGATGCTGGCCCGCAACCCCCGCGTCCTCCTGATGGACGAGCCGACGCGGGGGATCGACGTGGGCACCAAGGCGGAGATCTACCGCCTGATCCGAGAGCTCGTCGCAGGGGGGACGACGGTCATCGCCGTCAGCTCCGAACTGCCGGAGCTCATCGGCATGAGCGACCGGATCCTCA